One Vespa crabro chromosome 13, iyVesCrab1.2, whole genome shotgun sequence genomic window, TTACGGGCACACAGGATGAGTGTACTTGACACGGCCCTGTCCCATCAGACCGACCACGctagatgaagagagagaaagagagaaaaagatagagaaagagagaaagagaaagagaacgcgtCATTCAAGGTTACCTGCTCTTCCGTTGCGTCCTCGTTTCGAGTGGTGACAACCGAGAAACTGTCGCGAAGATATAAAAGCCTTCAAGAGTGAAATGTATATGcaaaactctctttctctttaacacGCACGAATAAACTGTAGTATAGTTTGAATATACGCATAAATACggattgagaaagagagagagagagagagagagagagagagacacgtgTTCTGGCATGCACGTTTATATCATCGAATGCAAGATTATCCAAAGTACCTGAGgaattatcgaatttttcgaattactttcattattgaaaaagcttccttcctatttttttttttttttttactttttttcctttctctctctctctctcactttctatatatgtatatatgtacatatatatgtatattttatacagcATACtgaatagaaaagatatatagatatttatggAGATAGCAGCGAGGTTTTGAATATGAGAGTGGGATGGGATaggtagataaatagataaatttattatgtcTATATTCGGTTAGATAAATTGTGATAACGTTAAAGTGAAAAGTATTTCCTGATAGGAAGATGTGCAAATGATTTTGTATGTTCTTTTTCGTAgtttgaaatgaaagaaaagtgagagagaaaaagagagagaaagtgagtgagaaaaagagggaatttttgtttctttttcttttttttttttttttttctttcaacgtaCCAAGCGTAAAACGGGTTGATTGATTGCTTGCTAATAGATCTTAGCGTTTCGTGTTTGCAACCCAAACAGAATCGAAATAGAGATCGCTGATGGTTTGAAAATGTACAGAATTACATTACTTTGTGATAGAATTCCTTTAAGTGTATTTATTTCGAGTATGTGTTAAATCGTTAGAAGTTTGATCGGTTGATCGTTAGAATTAGATATTAAAAGGgttgaaattaattgaaataaaatttttatttataatttataatccaatatattttctatgttcaattcatttcaattcaatacataaaattacattaaatttcatttaatatcattggattaatttgttaatttatttatttctttatttgtttgtttgtttgtgcTTTCAGATCGCTTAAGGAGGAACGATACGATGAGGATCGGTCTAATGTTAAACTTCCTTGGGATATCCATGACGTAAGATCTTAGTTTATAATTTGGCTGCTCGAAAAGAAGAGCAGCTGTTCTaaataaggagaaagaaagaaaggaaagaaaggaaggaaggaaggaaggaagagaaagaaataaatatagaaagagaagagacagaaaaagtgagagatatatagagtgttaaatagataaataaatatatatatatatatacatatatatatatatatatgtatatatatatatatgtatatataggagTTTTGATGATAGAATGACGATGCTAACGACAGCGTCTGATAGTCCGGAGGCCTCGTTGATCGGCGTGACGTCGGTCCTGGACTTAGCCTCAGGGAGTAATCTCAGTTCATCTAACAACATAACAAATGGGGAAGAGTCAAAGGATCAGGATCCATGGCGCGACGTATCATTGACCATATTAAAGGGTTGTATACTTGGTTGGATCATAGTTATGGCGGTATTTGGTAATTTATTAGTGATGGTGTCTGTAATACGTCATAGAAAATTACGGATTATAACGAATTATTTCGTTGTCTCGCTCGCGCTCGCGGACATGTTAGTTGCCATGTTCGCTATGACATTTAATGCCAGCGTACAGATATACGGTCGATGGCTTTTCAGTCATTTCATGTGCGACGTTTGGAACTCATTGGACGTCTACTTCAGTACTAGCTCGATTCTCCACTTGATGTGCATCTCGGTTGATCGTTATTATGCGATCGTGAAGCCTCTCAAGTATCCCATCAAGATGACGAAGAGAGTGGTAGCTTGTATGCTGCTAGCTTGCTGGTTATCACCGGCCATCATATCGTTCGTACCGATATTCAACGATTGGTATACCACCAGTGAACACAGCGCACACCGACAGACCCATCCAGAAACGTGTTTGTTTCGCGTTAACACTGGTTACGCGATTATATCGTCGTGCATATCATTTTGGATACCTTGTACGATAATGATGCTTACATATTACTCGATCTTTAAAGAGGCAAATCGTCAAGAAAAACAAATGCACAGTCGTTTAGGTAACGCCATGTTAATGGGCCATAGATCGAGTAAAGATCTGAACAATCTTAATGGTGAATTAAATAGTGCCGGTTCATCGAAAACATTAACCCTCAACGAGATAAATACCGATCAATTGCATACCCCTACAAAGGACAAGAAcataatgaagatgaagagGGAACATAAGGCTGCTAGGACACTCGGAATAATAATGGGCACCTTCATACTCTGCTGGTTACCATTCTTTCTATGGTACATTTTTTCGATCTTTtcgagaaacaaaaacaaagaaaacaaaacaaaagaaaaatattcaatttcgaTCGGGGGAGGGTGGTGGGTGGGTTTgtttggaaaaaagaagaaaaagaaaaaatttatcactTAGTAAAATGGACTAACGGTAAATATTGCTCGATCAcaatttatgatcgttatgACAAAGATCCGATcgagacgataataatagatataattacgattgaataatgaaatgatcgagatctatgataaaaaaggattgatttaagataatatttgAATGGATTAATTGATGAAGTTATTAAGagatacgtaaaaaaaaaaaaaaaagaaaaagaaaaaaaagagaaaaaaaaagaaaaaaaaaaaaaaagaaagaaagatatttcaaCGTAGATAATCATTAGTCtattattagtttttaattatacgtctcttttttcttgtttctttttttctttgttttttttttccttttcttttcttttcttctctttttttttttctcttcttcttcttcttcttttaggTACGTCATAACAGCACTGTGCAAGACGTGTCCCTGTCCCGATATCGTCATTGCTATATTATTTTGGATAGGATATGCCAATTCGGCGTTAAATCCGCTGATATACGCATACTTCAATCGTGACTTTCGGGAAGCTTTCAAGAACACCCTACAGTGCGCCTTTTGTTCACTCTGCAAACGGCAGCCGTCCGATCTCGAAGCATTGAACTTCCGCCGGCCATCCCTAAGGTACGATCTGGTCTAACAATTTGAGGTATGcactttgttctctctttctctctctctctctctctctctctctctctctctttctctttctctttctctctctgatcTATCTGCATACCTTAATACAAATCATCTGTATGATAACGCGTTCGCATGgaaaataatctttctcttgttccttttttcttttaatttttctttttcctcgtttcttttcttttcttttcttttcttttctttctctatctatctatatctatctatatatatatatatatctatctttgttCTCTGGCGACTCATTGGCATCTGCTTGCTGCATCTCGGTATCACCCGGAACGAAGTAGTGACACAAAACGAATGTATTTAAATGAGACGAGATCTCGTTTCCTGTCACATTATATCTCTTCTGTCCATGGACCATCCTCACattccctcccaccctccctcCCGTCCTCTCCTTTCCTTACCATCATCATTCTTACTCTTAACCTTTTACCTTTCTCCTCTTACGTCCTCTCCCTTGACCGTTGTGTCAGGGATGATACGAAAGTTCTGTCACAGGCAAAGTTTTACAGTGAGtcgtacattaaaaaaaaaaaaaaagaaaaaaaaagaaaaaaaa contains:
- the LOC124428551 gene encoding octopamine receptor beta-2R isoform X3, translating into MKRAYRLTGPTLSISTRSEDRLRRNDTMRIGLMLNFLGISMTSFDDRMTMLTTASDSPEASLIGVTSVLDLASGSNLSSSNNITNGEESKDQDPWRDVSLTILKGCILGWIIVMAVFGNLLVMVSVIRHRKLRIITNYFVVSLALADMLVAMFAMTFNASVQIYGRWLFSHFMCDVWNSLDVYFSTSSILHLMCISVDRYYAIVKPLKYPIKMTKRVVACMLLACWLSPAIISFVPIFNDWYTTSEHSAHRQTHPETCLFRVNTGYAIISSCISFWIPCTIMMLTYYSIFKEANRQEKQMHSRLGNAMLMGHRSSKDLNNLNGELNSAGSSKTLTLNEINTDQLHTPTKDKNIMKMKREHKAARTLGIIMGTFILCWLPFFLWYVITALCKTCPCPDIVIAILFWIGYANSALNPLIYAYFNRDFREAFKNTLQCAFCSLCKRQPSDLEALNFRRPSLRINDRTFESAEYTERVR
- the LOC124428551 gene encoding octopamine receptor beta-2R isoform X2, producing MKRAYRLTGPTLSISTRSEDRLRRNDTMRIGLMLNFLGISMTMTMLTTASDSPEASLIGVTSVLDLASGSNLSSSNNITNGEESKDQDPWRDVSLTILKGCILGWIIVMAVFGNLLVMVSVIRHRKLRIITNYFVVSLALADMLVAMFAMTFNASVQIYGRWLFSHFMCDVWNSLDVYFSTSSILHLMCISVDRYYAIVKPLKYPIKMTKRVVACMLLACWLSPAIISFVPIFNDWYTTSEHSAHRQTHPETCLFRVNTGYAIISSCISFWIPCTIMMLTYYSIFKEANRQEKQMHSRLGNAMLMGHRSSKDLNNLNGELNSAGSSKTLTLNEINTDQLHTPTKDKNIMKMKREHKAARTLGIIMGTFILCWLPFFLWYVITALCKTCPCPDIVIAILFWIGYANSALNPLIYAYFNRDFREAFKNTLQCAFCSLCKRQPSDLEALNFRRPSLRYDDRTKSIYTETYIIKHNDRRRSSEFGSSL
- the LOC124428551 gene encoding octopamine receptor beta-2R isoform X5, which produces MKRAYRLTGPTLSISTRSEDRLRRNDTMRIGLMLNFLGISMTSFDDRMTMLTTASDSPEASLIGVTSVLDLASGSNLSSSNNITNGEESKDQDPWRDVSLTILKGCILGWIIVMAVFGNLLVMVSVIRHRKLRIITNYFVVSLALADMLVAMFAMTFNASVQIYGRWLFSHFMCDVWNSLDVYFSTSSILHLMCISVDRYYAIVKPLKYPIKMTKRVVACMLLACWLSPAIISFVPIFNDWYTTSEHSAHRQTHPETCLFRVNTGYAIISSCISFWIPCTIMMLTYYSIFKEANRQEKQMHSRLGNAMLMGHRSSKDLNNLNGELNSAGSSKTLTLNEINTDQLHTPTKDKNIMKMKREHKAARTLGIIMGTFILCWLPFFLWYVITALCKTCPCPDIVIAILFWIGYANSALNPLIYAYFNRDFREAFKNTLQCAFCSLCKRQPSDLEALNFRRPSLRYDLV
- the LOC124428551 gene encoding octopamine receptor beta-2R isoform X6 — encoded protein: MTMLTTASDSPEASLIGVTSVLDLASGSNLSSSNNITNGEESKDQDPWRDVSLTILKGCILGWIIVMAVFGNLLVMVSVIRHRKLRIITNYFVVSLALADMLVAMFAMTFNASVQIYGRWLFSHFMCDVWNSLDVYFSTSSILHLMCISVDRYYAIVKPLKYPIKMTKRVVACMLLACWLSPAIISFVPIFNDWYTTSEHSAHRQTHPETCLFRVNTGYAIISSCISFWIPCTIMMLTYYSIFKEANRQEKQMHSRLGNAMLMGHRSSKDLNNLNGELNSAGSSKTLTLNEINTDQLHTPTKDKNIMKMKREHKAARTLGIIMGTFILCWLPFFLWYVITALCKTCPCPDIVIAILFWIGYANSALNPLIYAYFNRDFREAFKNTLQCAFCSLCKRQPSDLEALNFRRPSLRYDDRTKSIYTETYIIKHNDRRRSSEFGSSL
- the LOC124428551 gene encoding octopamine receptor beta-2R isoform X1 translates to MKRAYRLTGPTLSISTRSEDRLRRNDTMRIGLMLNFLGISMTSFDDRMTMLTTASDSPEASLIGVTSVLDLASGSNLSSSNNITNGEESKDQDPWRDVSLTILKGCILGWIIVMAVFGNLLVMVSVIRHRKLRIITNYFVVSLALADMLVAMFAMTFNASVQIYGRWLFSHFMCDVWNSLDVYFSTSSILHLMCISVDRYYAIVKPLKYPIKMTKRVVACMLLACWLSPAIISFVPIFNDWYTTSEHSAHRQTHPETCLFRVNTGYAIISSCISFWIPCTIMMLTYYSIFKEANRQEKQMHSRLGNAMLMGHRSSKDLNNLNGELNSAGSSKTLTLNEINTDQLHTPTKDKNIMKMKREHKAARTLGIIMGTFILCWLPFFLWYVITALCKTCPCPDIVIAILFWIGYANSALNPLIYAYFNRDFREAFKNTLQCAFCSLCKRQPSDLEALNFRRPSLRYDDRTKSIYTETYIIKHNDRRRSSEFGSSL
- the LOC124428551 gene encoding octopamine receptor beta-2R isoform X4, whose amino-acid sequence is MKRAYRLTGPTLSISTRSEDRLRRNDTMRIGLMLNFLGISMTSFDDRMTMLTTASDSPEASLIGVTSVLDLASGSNLSSSNNITNGEESKDQDPWRDVSLTILKGCILGWIIVMAVFGNLLVMVSVIRHRKLRIITNYFVVSLALADMLVAMFAMTFNASVQIYGRWLFSHFMCDVWNSLDVYFSTSSILHLMCISVDRYYAIVKPLKYPIKMTKRVVACMLLACWLSPAIISFVPIFNDWYTTSEHSAHRQTHPETCLFRVNTGYAIISSCISFWIPCTIMMLTYYSIFKEANRQEKQMHSRLGNAMLMGHRSSKDLNNLNGELNSAGSSKTLTLNEINTDQLHTPTKDKNIMKMKREHKAARTLGIIMGTFILCWLPFFLWYVITALCKTCPCPDIVIAILFWIGYANSALNPLIYAYFNRDFREAFKNTLQCAFCSLCKRQPSDLEALNFRRPSLRINDRTFESAEYTERV